A window of the Streptomyces albireticuli genome harbors these coding sequences:
- a CDS encoding metal-dependent hydrolase family protein translates to MLALRARSLFDGACPEPVDRPLVTVEDGRIVSVEAHGAPPPGATVVDLGDTTLLPGFVDTHVHLAFDASDDVVGRVRRAGDAELLDRMRAAGRAALAAGVTTVRDLGDRGYLSLRLREETAADPTAGPRVLAAGPPVTTPGGHCWFLGGQAEGVEGVRAAVRERAERGVDVVKVMVTGGDLTPGSDPYRPQYGPAELRAAVREAHRHELPITAHAHAASGIADAVAAGFDSVEHCFFLTDDGVDFDRRVLDEMVRAGVVASLTLGALPGGPPPPPRIAQRIPGLAAGLAAMRQAGVTTACGSDSGVFPVKPHGSYPYSVVAMVERGYTPVEALRAATSTAARLCGIAAHKGCLAPGYDADVVAVTGDPLTGIEAVHAVAAVFRGGARVV, encoded by the coding sequence ATGCTGGCATTACGCGCGCGATCGCTGTTCGACGGGGCCTGTCCGGAGCCCGTCGACCGGCCGTTGGTGACCGTCGAGGACGGGCGGATCGTCTCCGTCGAAGCGCACGGGGCGCCGCCGCCCGGCGCCACCGTCGTCGACCTGGGGGACACGACACTGCTGCCCGGCTTCGTGGACACCCATGTCCACCTGGCCTTCGACGCCAGCGACGACGTCGTCGGCCGGGTCCGGCGGGCCGGTGACGCGGAGCTCCTCGACCGGATGCGGGCCGCGGGCCGGGCGGCGCTCGCCGCGGGCGTCACGACCGTGCGCGACCTCGGTGACCGGGGCTATCTCTCCCTGCGGCTGCGCGAGGAGACCGCCGCGGACCCCACGGCGGGCCCTCGCGTCCTGGCGGCCGGGCCCCCGGTCACCACGCCCGGCGGGCACTGCTGGTTCCTCGGCGGCCAGGCCGAGGGCGTCGAGGGGGTGCGCGCGGCCGTCCGCGAACGCGCCGAGCGCGGCGTCGACGTCGTCAAGGTGATGGTCACCGGCGGCGACCTGACGCCCGGCTCCGATCCCTACCGCCCGCAGTACGGGCCCGCCGAGTTACGGGCCGCCGTGCGCGAGGCGCACCGGCACGAACTGCCCATCACCGCGCACGCCCACGCCGCGAGCGGCATCGCCGACGCCGTCGCCGCCGGCTTCGACTCCGTCGAGCACTGCTTCTTCCTCACCGACGACGGCGTCGACTTCGACCGCCGCGTGCTCGACGAGATGGTCCGCGCCGGCGTCGTCGCCTCGCTGACCCTCGGCGCGCTGCCGGGCGGCCCGCCGCCACCGCCCCGCATCGCCCAGCGGATCCCGGGCCTGGCCGCCGGGCTCGCGGCCATGCGGCAGGCGGGCGTGACCACCGCGTGCGGCAGCGACTCCGGGGTCTTCCCGGTCAAGCCGCACGGCAGCTATCCGTACAGCGTCGTCGCGATGGTCGAGCGGGGCTACACCCCCGTGGAGGCGCTGCGCGCCGCGACGTCGACGGCGGCCCGGCTGTGCGGGATCGCCGCGCACAAGGGCTGTCTCGCACCGGGGTACGACGCGGACGTGGTGGCCGTGACGGGCGACCCGCTCACCGGCATCGAGGCCGTCCACGCCGTGGCGGCGGTCTTCCGCGGCGGCGCGCGCGTCGTCTGA
- a CDS encoding amino acid permease, with product MAKTGRDGSPQVAEGESAEGYHRGLGARQIQMMAIGGTIGTGLFLGAGSAIAQAGPSLILWYAVAGAVLFVVMRALGELLVYRPVSGSFAEYAREFLGPFWGYATAWTYWIMWVTTGMAEITAAGQYVHYWAPGFAQWKTALISLLVLFALNLISVKVFGELEFWFALIKIVAIVGMILIGVGVLTIGFSAAGDTASVTHLWADGGIAPHGVWDSTMTLQIVLFAYLGVELVGVTAGESKDPEKNIPRAIKSLPWRFGIFYLGALIVILSVVSWREFQPGVSPFVAAFAKIGIPAAAGIVNFVVLTSALSSCNAGGLYATARMLRTAGRNGHGPKVLGRLTNRNIPAVALTVSAVTMAIGVGINAIDPEHAFVYITSVSTGGAILVWSVILVTHLRYRRAVSAGRVAASDYRAPGAPYTNYLALAFFAFVTVLIASSSDSRVALYVIAGWLVLLGLGYGLLKRQARARRAAEPHGSR from the coding sequence CTGGCGAAGACCGGCCGGGACGGCTCGCCGCAGGTCGCGGAGGGCGAATCCGCGGAGGGTTACCACCGAGGTCTCGGTGCCCGTCAGATACAGATGATGGCCATCGGCGGAACCATCGGCACCGGCCTTTTCCTGGGTGCCGGATCGGCCATCGCCCAGGCCGGGCCGAGCCTTATCCTCTGGTACGCCGTCGCCGGCGCGGTCCTCTTCGTCGTCATGCGTGCGCTCGGCGAACTCCTTGTCTACCGGCCCGTTTCCGGAAGTTTCGCCGAATACGCCCGCGAGTTCCTCGGACCGTTCTGGGGCTATGCCACGGCCTGGACCTACTGGATCATGTGGGTCACCACCGGAATGGCCGAGATCACCGCCGCCGGACAGTATGTCCATTACTGGGCGCCCGGTTTCGCCCAGTGGAAGACCGCACTCATCTCACTGCTGGTGCTGTTCGCTCTGAACCTTATTTCCGTGAAGGTTTTCGGCGAGCTGGAGTTCTGGTTCGCCCTCATCAAGATCGTCGCCATCGTCGGGATGATCCTGATCGGCGTCGGAGTGCTCACCATCGGTTTCAGCGCCGCCGGTGACACCGCCTCCGTCACCCATCTCTGGGCCGACGGCGGAATCGCTCCGCACGGTGTGTGGGATTCGACGATGACCCTTCAGATCGTCCTCTTCGCCTATCTTGGCGTGGAGCTCGTCGGGGTGACCGCCGGTGAGTCCAAGGACCCCGAGAAGAACATTCCGCGGGCCATCAAGAGCCTGCCCTGGCGATTCGGCATCTTCTACCTGGGCGCGCTGATCGTCATCCTTTCCGTGGTCAGCTGGCGGGAATTCCAGCCCGGCGTCAGCCCGTTCGTGGCCGCGTTCGCGAAGATCGGCATCCCGGCCGCCGCGGGCATCGTGAATTTCGTGGTGCTCACCTCCGCCCTGTCCTCGTGCAACGCCGGCGGCCTCTACGCCACGGCCCGCATGCTGCGCACGGCCGGGCGGAACGGACACGGCCCCAAGGTCCTGGGGCGGCTGACGAACCGGAACATCCCGGCCGTCGCGCTGACCGTCTCCGCCGTGACCATGGCGATCGGCGTGGGCATCAACGCGATCGACCCGGAGCACGCGTTCGTGTACATCACCTCGGTGTCCACCGGCGGCGCGATCCTCGTCTGGAGCGTCATCCTGGTCACCCACCTGCGCTACCGGCGGGCCGTCAGCGCCGGCCGGGTGGCGGCCTCGGACTACCGGGCGCCGGGCGCGCCGTACACCAACTACCTGGCGCTGGCCTTCTTCGCCTTCGTGACCGTGCTCATCGCGTCCTCGTCCGACAGCCGGGTGGCGCTGTACGTCATCGCGGGCTGGCTCGTCCTGCTGGGGCTCGGCTACGGGCTGCTGAAGCGCCAGGCGCGGGCGCGCCGGGCCGCCGAGCCCCACGGGAGCCGGTGA
- a CDS encoding iron-containing redox enzyme family protein yields the protein MSDTEIIRPELREQVNAKLDAYIGQFYKEVPYATHFLSDAEVDMPYYKRHTIETILRIRRKRTIDAHAIRYFTLHDPVAAKEWAEYTDDEMLHDRLFLADLARVGIEPEEVYSTDPFLATKLLNGYFLYCLEFEGTPLAAIASSYFLEYTTRKTQPDWLDNLEKTLGKDEVKGARTHVNYDIEEDHTGDVWNTLMTLVKTDADVERLLGHFAHLYKLFTMYFVEAYEATRAKEAELAAATA from the coding sequence ATGTCCGACACCGAAATCATCCGCCCGGAGCTGCGCGAGCAGGTCAACGCGAAGCTCGACGCCTACATCGGGCAGTTCTACAAGGAGGTGCCGTACGCCACGCACTTCCTCAGCGACGCCGAGGTCGACATGCCGTACTACAAGCGGCACACCATCGAGACGATCCTGCGGATCCGCCGCAAGCGCACCATCGACGCCCACGCCATCCGCTACTTCACCCTGCACGACCCGGTGGCGGCCAAGGAGTGGGCCGAGTACACCGATGACGAGATGCTGCACGACCGTCTCTTCCTCGCCGACCTGGCCCGGGTGGGCATCGAGCCGGAGGAGGTCTACTCCACCGACCCGTTCCTGGCCACCAAGCTGCTGAACGGCTACTTCCTCTACTGCCTGGAGTTCGAGGGCACGCCGCTGGCCGCCATAGCCAGCAGCTACTTCCTGGAGTACACGACCCGCAAGACCCAGCCGGACTGGCTGGACAACCTGGAGAAGACCCTCGGCAAGGACGAGGTCAAGGGCGCCCGTACGCACGTCAACTACGACATCGAGGAGGACCACACCGGCGATGTGTGGAACACCCTGATGACGCTGGTGAAGACGGACGCCGACGTCGAGCGGCTGCTCGGCCACTTCGCCCACCTGTACAAGCTCTTCACCATGTACTTCGTCGAGGCCTACGAGGCCACCCGCGCCAAGGAGGCCGAGCTGGCGGCCGCCACGGCCTGA
- a CDS encoding DUF1326 domain-containing protein: protein MEWSIEGRLAGACNCGTPCPCWFAEAPTHGSCDAIGVGIVDKGHYGDVDLAGCKLGVAYRTVKHVWDGGLKVAVYIGEETPEAQSEAMEQILTGKAGGLLALLFTLVEDFKGVRRVPIELDDSGDKPYFQLGRASTIPVKPLLGRDGETPIAVHNALMSFGGERLLAKTESRFVDPDLGWDWPLVHADFGPMKMGSE from the coding sequence ATGGAGTGGTCGATCGAGGGCCGCCTGGCGGGCGCGTGCAACTGCGGCACGCCGTGCCCCTGCTGGTTCGCGGAAGCGCCGACCCACGGATCCTGCGACGCCATCGGCGTCGGCATCGTCGACAAAGGCCATTACGGGGACGTCGACCTGGCCGGCTGCAAGCTCGGCGTGGCCTACCGCACCGTCAAGCACGTCTGGGACGGCGGCCTGAAGGTCGCCGTGTACATCGGCGAGGAGACGCCCGAGGCGCAGAGCGAGGCCATGGAGCAGATCCTCACCGGCAAGGCCGGCGGGCTGCTCGCCCTGCTGTTCACGCTCGTCGAGGACTTCAAGGGCGTCCGCAGGGTCCCCATCGAGCTCGACGACTCGGGGGACAAGCCCTACTTCCAGCTCGGCCGGGCCAGCACCATCCCGGTCAAGCCGCTGCTGGGCCGCGACGGCGAGACGCCCATCGCGGTGCACAACGCCCTGATGTCCTTCGGTGGCGAGCGGCTGCTGGCCAAGACCGAGAGCCGGTTCGTCGACCCCGACCTCGGCTGGGACTGGCCCTTGGTGCACGCGGACTTCGGCCCGATGAAGATGGGGTCGGAGTGA
- a CDS encoding DUF2182 domain-containing protein, translated as MTTAPQIVMRRLTLTTAVWVCAVSALAWWWMYLSGSSHSGGSSGTADMPGMSGGGHGGHHGAAAGTLSAAEAEMFLAMWAGMVIAMMLPVAVPLVAAHRFVTRPKGRAGAVSTSVFIGGYLLIWVLSGLVPLLLLAGKRWLLPVSEGSPWSVAGAGVVITAAGLFQFSGLKTRCLTVCRSPLSFVLTHDFKAGSLGTLRAGVLNGLYCLGCCWALMLVQVAVGLHNLLWMGILTLLFLAERALKAGKRIAMATGGVLAGLGVILMCDPLLHTPLAGLVG; from the coding sequence GTGACCACTGCGCCTCAGATCGTGATGCGGCGCCTCACCCTCACCACCGCGGTGTGGGTGTGCGCCGTATCGGCCCTCGCCTGGTGGTGGATGTACCTGAGCGGGTCCTCCCACTCGGGCGGGTCCTCGGGCACGGCGGACATGCCGGGGATGTCCGGAGGCGGTCACGGCGGCCACCACGGCGCCGCCGCCGGCACCCTCTCGGCCGCCGAGGCCGAGATGTTCCTCGCGATGTGGGCGGGCATGGTGATCGCCATGATGCTGCCCGTGGCCGTGCCCCTGGTCGCCGCCCACCGGTTCGTCACCCGCCCCAAGGGCCGCGCCGGAGCCGTCTCGACCTCGGTGTTCATCGGTGGCTATCTGCTGATCTGGGTGCTCTCCGGGCTCGTGCCGCTGCTGCTCCTGGCGGGCAAGCGCTGGCTGCTCCCGGTCTCCGAGGGCAGCCCCTGGTCCGTCGCGGGCGCCGGCGTCGTCATCACGGCCGCCGGCCTGTTCCAGTTCAGCGGCCTCAAGACGCGCTGCCTCACCGTCTGCCGCAGCCCGCTGTCGTTCGTCCTCACCCATGACTTCAAGGCCGGTTCGCTCGGCACCCTGCGGGCCGGAGTGCTCAACGGCCTGTACTGCCTGGGCTGCTGCTGGGCCCTGATGCTGGTCCAGGTCGCCGTGGGCCTGCACAACCTGCTCTGGATGGGCATCCTCACCCTGCTCTTCCTGGCCGAGCGCGCGCTGAAGGCCGGCAAGCGGATCGCCATGGCCACCGGCGGGGTGCTGGCCGGCCTCGGCGTGATCCTCATGTGCGACCCGCTCCTGCACACCCCGCTCGCCGGCCTCGTCGGCTGA
- a CDS encoding universal stress protein, giving the protein MSHASGRVVVGVSGSLGSLAALRRAVQEARRDGRTLVAVIAWSPPEGETLYRRAPCPPLAKAWAGKAADRLDTAFHEALGGVPEDVDVEFEVVRSEPGFALCDIADQEGDLLVVGAGGPGLAGRLRWSPVRRYVLARARCPVLAVPAPAVSWRTARAALRRVDPMDFTPRRADPHGTTA; this is encoded by the coding sequence GTGTCCCACGCATCAGGACGCGTCGTCGTAGGGGTCAGCGGGTCGCTGGGCAGTCTGGCGGCGCTCCGCCGTGCGGTCCAGGAGGCCCGGCGCGACGGCCGGACGCTGGTGGCGGTGATCGCCTGGTCGCCGCCGGAGGGCGAGACGCTGTACCGCAGGGCGCCGTGCCCGCCGCTGGCCAAGGCATGGGCGGGCAAGGCGGCGGACCGGCTGGACACGGCCTTCCACGAGGCGCTCGGCGGGGTGCCGGAGGACGTGGACGTCGAGTTCGAGGTGGTGCGCTCCGAGCCCGGGTTCGCGCTGTGCGACATCGCCGACCAGGAGGGCGACCTGCTGGTCGTCGGCGCGGGCGGGCCGGGCCTGGCGGGCCGCCTCCGGTGGAGCCCGGTCCGCCGCTACGTCCTGGCGAGGGCGCGCTGCCCGGTGCTGGCGGTGCCCGCTCCCGCCGTGTCCTGGCGGACGGCCCGCGCCGCCCTGCGCCGGGTCGATCCGATGGACTTCACGCCACGGCGCGCCGACCCGCACGGGACGACGGCGTGA
- a CDS encoding PLP-dependent aminotransferase family protein — MPDTYTPQSGGRSIGARRLGALLSDVTMARPVYRHLAAAIRALILDGRIALHVKLPAERELAPTLRMSRATVTAAYDLLRESGYALSRRGSGTWTAVPDGGETAGVSRLLPAPDAFINLTAAALALPEEVLTHALAKVAPRLTERAQTAGYNPFGLIELRAAVANRYTRRGLPTRPEQIIITSGAQQALMLTIGLLCGPGDRVMVENPSYPNALEAIRRARLRMAPVPVTENGWDLEIMESTLRQVVPRLAYLIPDFQNPVGCLMPVAQRARIVRATRKSGTWLVIDETLADIALDVPVPAPYASHAAPGEGDHVITIGSLSKTLWGGMRIGWLRAAPRLINELAGLRVTVDMAGSVLDQLLAVALMESTGDWLTARIEQVRGQRDALAAALGRHAPRWDWRLPAGGLSLWVDLGRPVASALADRALGHGVRIESGARFGADPGTFEHRLRIPYTLPADTLDEAVRRLAASLDEGMPLESAVERPHWVV; from the coding sequence ATGCCTGACACGTACACTCCGCAGTCCGGCGGCAGGTCGATCGGGGCCCGGAGGCTGGGCGCACTGCTCTCTGACGTGACGATGGCCCGTCCCGTCTACCGCCACCTCGCCGCGGCCATCCGCGCCCTGATCCTCGACGGCCGGATAGCGCTCCATGTGAAGCTGCCCGCCGAGCGGGAGCTCGCCCCCACGCTCAGGATGAGCCGGGCCACCGTCACCGCCGCCTACGACCTGCTGCGCGAGAGCGGTTACGCCCTCAGCCGCCGGGGCTCGGGCACCTGGACGGCCGTGCCCGACGGCGGTGAGACGGCGGGCGTCAGCCGGCTCCTGCCCGCCCCCGACGCCTTCATCAACCTCACGGCAGCGGCCCTGGCGCTGCCCGAGGAGGTGCTCACCCACGCCCTGGCCAAGGTCGCCCCCCGGCTGACGGAGCGGGCCCAGACGGCCGGCTACAACCCCTTCGGGCTCATCGAATTACGCGCCGCCGTCGCCAACCGCTACACCCGGCGCGGCCTGCCGACCCGCCCCGAGCAGATCATCATCACCTCCGGCGCCCAGCAGGCCCTGATGCTGACGATCGGGCTGCTCTGCGGGCCCGGCGACCGGGTCATGGTCGAGAACCCCTCCTACCCCAACGCCCTGGAGGCGATCCGGCGGGCCCGGCTGCGGATGGCCCCGGTGCCCGTCACCGAGAACGGCTGGGACCTGGAGATCATGGAGTCCACGCTGCGCCAGGTGGTGCCCCGGCTGGCCTATCTGATCCCCGACTTCCAGAACCCCGTCGGCTGCCTCATGCCCGTCGCCCAGCGCGCCCGGATCGTCCGCGCCACCCGCAAGTCGGGCACCTGGCTGGTGATCGACGAGACCCTCGCCGACATCGCCCTCGATGTCCCGGTCCCGGCGCCCTACGCCTCGCACGCGGCACCCGGCGAGGGCGACCATGTGATCACCATCGGCTCACTGAGCAAGACCCTCTGGGGCGGCATGCGCATCGGCTGGCTGCGGGCCGCGCCCCGGCTGATCAACGAACTCGCCGGGCTGCGGGTGACCGTGGACATGGCCGGTTCCGTGCTGGACCAGCTCCTCGCCGTCGCCCTCATGGAGTCCACCGGGGACTGGCTCACCGCCCGCATCGAGCAGGTGCGCGGGCAACGGGACGCGCTCGCCGCGGCGCTCGGCCGGCACGCCCCGCGGTGGGACTGGCGGCTGCCGGCCGGCGGGCTCTCGCTCTGGGTCGACCTGGGGCGGCCCGTGGCCTCCGCCCTCGCCGACCGGGCCCTCGGCCACGGCGTGCGCATCGAGAGCGGCGCCCGCTTCGGCGCCGACCCCGGGACGTTCGAGCACCGCCTGCGCATCCCCTACACCCTGCCCGCCGACACCCTGGACGAGGCGGTCCGCCGCCTCGCCGCCTCGCTCGACGAGGGGATGCCCCTGGAGTCCGCGGTCGAACGCCCGCACTGGGTGGTCTGA
- a CDS encoding cysteine desulfurase, protein MTASLDNAAFDPEVIKKDFPILGRRIRDDQRLVYLDSAATSQKPLQVLDAERDFYLHHNAAAHRGAHQLAEEATEGYESARETVAGFLKARADEIVFTRSATESVNLVAYAMNNASQAGEEYAGFRVGPGDEILVTEMEHHANLVPWQQLAGRTGATLRWVPLTDDGRLDTTTFDALIGERTRLVAVTHQSNVLGTVNPVREIADRAHAVGALVLVDGAQSVAHQPIDVTGLGADFFAFSAHKMLGPNGIGVLWGRRELLERMPPFLTGGSMIEEVRMDRTTFLAPPQRFEAGVPMAPQAVGLAAAIRYLEALGMENVEAHENTLSRLALEALGDIDGVTVIGPRTTRDRGATIAFTVDGIHPHDVGQVLDDRGVAVRVGHHCARPICDRYGIPATARASFYLYNSQDDVKALAEGVRAAQRYFL, encoded by the coding sequence GTGACAGCCAGCCTGGACAATGCGGCATTCGACCCCGAAGTCATCAAGAAGGACTTCCCCATCCTCGGCAGGCGCATCCGGGACGACCAGCGCCTCGTCTATCTGGATTCCGCCGCCACCTCGCAGAAGCCCCTCCAGGTGCTCGACGCGGAGCGGGACTTCTACCTCCACCACAACGCCGCCGCGCACCGCGGCGCGCACCAGCTGGCCGAGGAGGCGACGGAGGGCTACGAATCGGCCCGCGAGACCGTCGCCGGATTCCTCAAGGCGCGGGCCGACGAGATCGTCTTCACCCGCAGCGCGACGGAGTCCGTCAACCTCGTGGCCTACGCGATGAACAACGCGAGCCAGGCGGGGGAGGAGTACGCCGGCTTCCGCGTCGGCCCCGGCGACGAGATCCTCGTGACCGAGATGGAGCACCACGCCAACCTCGTGCCCTGGCAGCAGCTGGCCGGGCGGACCGGCGCCACCCTGCGCTGGGTGCCCCTCACCGACGACGGCCGCCTCGACACCACCACCTTCGACGCGCTCATCGGCGAACGCACCAGGCTCGTCGCCGTGACCCACCAGTCCAACGTGCTCGGCACCGTCAACCCCGTCCGGGAGATCGCCGACCGCGCCCACGCGGTGGGCGCCCTGGTGCTGGTCGACGGCGCGCAGTCGGTCGCCCACCAGCCCATCGACGTCACCGGGCTGGGCGCCGACTTCTTCGCCTTCTCCGCGCACAAGATGCTGGGACCCAACGGCATCGGCGTGCTGTGGGGACGCCGGGAACTGCTGGAGCGGATGCCTCCCTTCCTCACCGGCGGCTCCATGATCGAAGAGGTGCGCATGGACCGCACCACCTTCCTCGCGCCCCCGCAGCGCTTCGAGGCCGGCGTGCCCATGGCCCCCCAGGCGGTCGGCCTCGCCGCCGCGATCCGCTACCTCGAAGCCCTCGGCATGGAGAACGTCGAGGCGCACGAGAACACCCTCTCCCGGCTCGCACTCGAAGCCCTCGGCGACATCGACGGCGTGACCGTCATCGGCCCCCGGACGACCCGGGACCGGGGCGCCACGATCGCCTTCACCGTCGACGGGATCCACCCGCACGACGTCGGCCAGGTCCTGGACGACCGGGGCGTCGCCGTCCGCGTCGGCCACCACTGCGCCCGGCCCATCTGCGACCGCTACGGCATTCCGGCGACGGCTCGCGCCAGCTTCTATCTCTACAATTCGCAGGACGATGTGAAGGCCCTCGCCGAAGGCGTACGGGCGGCACAGCGCTACTTCTTGTGA
- a CDS encoding nitroreductase family protein, with protein sequence MVVLRGDERRLLGGAMAEAAGGDPADRERTAAKALRAPLLISVVLCPQDHPKVPRWEQLAATVCAVQTLILLLHERGWGSIWRTGALADAPPVRRVLGLAGTEQSLGWLYIGTSDARRPPAPRPPGDGRAKLSSLLAPVGPGA encoded by the coding sequence CTGGTCGTCCTCCGGGGCGACGAACGGCGCCTGCTGGGCGGGGCGATGGCCGAGGCGGCCGGCGGCGACCCCGCCGACCGCGAGCGGACGGCCGCCAAGGCCCTGCGGGCACCCCTGCTGATCTCCGTGGTGCTCTGCCCCCAGGACCACCCCAAGGTCCCCCGCTGGGAACAGCTGGCGGCCACCGTGTGCGCGGTCCAGACGCTGATCCTGCTGCTGCACGAGCGCGGCTGGGGCTCCATCTGGCGCACCGGGGCCCTGGCCGACGCCCCGCCGGTGCGGCGCGTGCTCGGCCTCGCCGGCACCGAGCAGTCGCTCGGCTGGCTGTACATCGGGACCTCCGACGCCCGCCGCCCGCCGGCGCCCCGCCCGCCGGGGGACGGGCGGGCCAAGCTGTCCTCGCTCCTCGCCCCGGTGGGCCCCGGCGCATGA
- a CDS encoding MFS transporter — MSAPDRAVAGRAPGSSPAPGSAAPAPAGGGPSALRYAVGAFATGTFGTVPGLLLLYYLTDTLAVPAAVASVVVFLPKAWDVFLNPWVGRRSDRTRGRFGPRLPWMAGGGVALSAGFVLLFAAPTPKGLPSAVWVGVAFFCCASAYAAFQVPYTAVLAEIADDPAVRTRLATWRTVFYGTAILLSGGAAPLLVHAARSERVGYALMGGVLGLVLLAGTLAAASNAPRAVDARHRPAPMTFRQQVAVAKASRPFRRLLGVHLAQTLATGIMLGAAQYFATYRLHDSRATTALFGCLILPLLLTAPVWHAAGRRLGPGRGLLASICLFVAGGSLLLATPVVPRLLVYGFVAVCGVGYAGMQTFAVAMLSDVIADDARERGGGNSRGGAFTGLWTAAEVIGAGAGPALFSGLLAVTGFVSSSAEHRAAQPGAALTAILLGVSLLPALVLVPAAVCARRLARDRGARPGG, encoded by the coding sequence GTGTCCGCGCCTGACCGGGCGGTGGCGGGGCGGGCGCCGGGGTCCTCCCCCGCGCCCGGCTCCGCCGCGCCCGCTCCGGCGGGCGGCGGGCCGTCGGCCCTGCGCTACGCCGTGGGCGCCTTCGCCACCGGCACCTTCGGCACCGTGCCGGGCCTGCTGCTGCTCTACTACCTGACGGACACCCTGGCGGTGCCGGCCGCGGTGGCCTCGGTCGTGGTCTTCCTGCCCAAGGCGTGGGACGTCTTCCTCAACCCGTGGGTGGGCCGCCGCTCGGACCGTACGCGCGGGCGCTTCGGCCCCCGGCTGCCGTGGATGGCGGGCGGCGGCGTCGCCCTGTCGGCCGGCTTCGTCCTGCTGTTCGCGGCGCCGACGCCCAAGGGCCTGCCGTCGGCGGTCTGGGTCGGGGTGGCCTTCTTCTGCTGCGCCTCCGCCTACGCGGCGTTCCAGGTGCCGTACACGGCGGTGCTCGCCGAGATCGCCGACGACCCGGCGGTCCGGACCCGGCTCGCGACGTGGCGCACCGTCTTCTACGGCACGGCGATCCTGCTGTCCGGCGGCGCGGCCCCGCTGCTCGTGCACGCGGCGCGCAGCGAGCGCGTCGGCTACGCCCTGATGGGCGGGGTGCTGGGGCTGGTGCTGCTGGCCGGGACCCTCGCGGCGGCGTCGAACGCGCCGCGCGCGGTGGACGCCCGGCACCGGCCGGCGCCCATGACGTTCCGTCAGCAGGTCGCCGTGGCGAAGGCGTCGCGGCCGTTCCGCCGGCTCCTCGGCGTCCATCTGGCGCAGACGCTGGCGACCGGGATCATGCTCGGGGCCGCGCAGTACTTCGCGACGTACCGGCTGCACGACTCCAGGGCGACGACCGCGCTGTTCGGCTGCCTGATCCTGCCGCTGCTGCTGACGGCGCCGGTGTGGCACGCGGCCGGGCGGCGGCTGGGGCCGGGGCGCGGTCTGCTGGCCTCGATCTGCCTGTTCGTCGCGGGCGGCTCGCTGCTCCTGGCCACCCCGGTGGTGCCGCGGCTCCTCGTGTACGGGTTCGTCGCCGTCTGCGGCGTCGGGTACGCGGGGATGCAGACCTTCGCCGTGGCCATGCTGAGCGACGTCATCGCCGACGACGCGCGGGAGCGGGGCGGCGGGAACAGCCGCGGCGGCGCGTTCACCGGACTGTGGACCGCGGCGGAGGTGATCGGGGCCGGTGCGGGACCCGCGCTGTTCTCCGGGCTGCTGGCGGTCACCGGCTTCGTGTCGTCGAGCGCGGAGCACCGGGCGGCGCAGCCGGGGGCCGCCCTGACGGCCATTCTGCTGGGGGTGTCGCTGCTGCCGGCGCTGGTCCTGGTGCCGGCCGCGGTGTGTGCCCGGCGGCTGGCGCGCGACCGCGGGGCCCGGCCCGGCGGCTGA